The Raphanus sativus cultivar WK10039 chromosome 2, ASM80110v3, whole genome shotgun sequence genome includes a region encoding these proteins:
- the LOC108842197 gene encoding endoglucanase 10 produces MGEEKSKSRGWCGWFIALIVLAAVVLAVVYMVKSKMKKNDDGNGPVPGPPGAIDKKYADALKLSLQFFDIQKSGKLVDNKISWRGDSGLKDGSEANLDLSKGLYDAGDHIKFGFPMAFTATVLSWSILEYGDQMDVVNQLDPAKESLRWTTDYFINAHPSDNVLYIQVGDPEVDHPCWERPETMKQKRPLIKIDADTPGTEVAAETAAAMASASLVFKDSDPQYSATLLKHAKQLFDFADTKRGSYSVNIPKVQDYYNSTGYGDELLWAASWLYHATEDKTYLDYVTKHGNEFASFGNPTWFSWDNKLAGTQVLLSRLLFFKKDLSGSKGLGSYRDTAKAVMCGLLPKSPTATTSRSNGGLVLVSEWNALQQSVSAAFLASLFSDYMLTSRLHKISCDGKIFKATELRDFARSQADYILGKNPMGMSFVVGYGDKYPQYIHHRGASIPADATTGCLDGFEYFNSTKPNPNVANGALVGGPFLNETFRDARDNVRQNEPTTYNNALLVGLLSSLVTTSSAPQSLK; encoded by the exons ATGGGAGAGGAGAAATCAAAGTCGAGAGGATGGTGCGGCTGGTTCATAGCTCTCATCGTACTAGCCGCCGTCGTCCTCGCCGTCGTATACATGGTCAAATCGAAAATGAAGAAAAACGACGACGGCAACGGTCCCGTCCCCGGTCCTCCCGGCGCCATCGACAAGAAATACGCCGACGCTCTCAAACTCTCCTTACAGTTCTTCGATATCCAAAAAT CTGGTAAGTTGGTGGATAACAAGATCTCTTGGAGAGGAGACTCAGGTCTTAAAGATGGAAGCGAAGCGAATCTTGATCTTTCCAAAGGATTGTACGACGCTGGAGATCACATCAAGTTTGGTTTCCCTATGGCTTTCACTGCCACTGTGCTGTCATGGTCCATTCTTGAATATGGTGATCAGATGGATGTTGTGAACCAATTGGATCCTGCTAAAGAATCGCTTAGATGGACCACCGACTACTTCATCAACGCTCACCCTTCTGATAATGTGCTCTACATTCAGGTGGGAGATCCGGAGGTAGACCATCCGTGCTGGGAGAGACCAGAGACGATGAAACAGAAGAGACCGCTTATTAAAATCGACGCAGACACTCCAGGGACCGAGGTCGCTGCGGAGACCGCCGCAGCCATGGCTTCGGCTTCTCTAGTGTTCAAGGACAGCGATCCTCAGTACTCAGCCACGCTTCTGAAACACGCGAAGCAGCTGTTTGATTTCGCGGACACTAAAAGAGGCTCTTACAGTGTCAACATACCTAAGGTTCAGGACTATTACAATTCTACAGGTTATGGGGATGAGCTTCTATGGGCGGCTAGCTGGTTGTACCACGCGACGGAGGACAAAACTTATCTTGACTATGTTACTAAGCATGGAAACGAGTTTGCTAGTTTTGGTAACCCGACTTGGTTCAGTTGGGACAATAAGCTTGCAGGAACGCAGGTGCTGTTGTCGAGGTTACTCTTCTTTAAGAAAGATTTGTCAGGAAGCAAGGGACTTGGAAGTTACAGGGATACAGCTAAAGCTGTCATGTGCGGTCTTCTACCAAAATCTCCAACAGCTACAACTAGTAGATCAAACG GTGGTCTTGTATTGGTCAGTGAGTGGAACGCGCTGCAACAATCCGTTTCCGCAGCATTCTTAGCCTCACTGTTCAGTGATTACATGCTCACTTCCCGTCTCCATAAGATATCTTGCGACGGGAAGATATTTAAAGCAACAGAGCTCAGAGACTTCGCCAGATCAcag GCTGATTACATATTGGGGAAGAATCCGATGGGAATGAGCTTCGTGGTTGGTTATGGAGACAAGTACCCACAATATATCCATCATAGAGGCGCTTCGATACCTGCAGATGCAACCACAGGATGCTTAGATGGGTTTGAGTATTTCAACTCgaccaaaccaaacccaaacgTAGCAAATGGTGCACTAGTAGGTGGACCTTTCTTGAACGAGACGTTCCGTGACGCACGAGACAATGTGAGGCAGAACGAGCCAACTACTTATAACAATGCCTTACTCGTTGGTCTCTTGTCTAGTCTTGTCACTACCTCTTCTGCTCCGCAGTCATTGAAGTGA